In a single window of the Niabella ginsenosidivorans genome:
- a CDS encoding universal stress protein, whose product MKNILFITNAVSMNWKVLDFACFIAGAAHSSLKGIFVEVATVSKTYILESDDEPPCGDILGGSDIMGFETRQGRKDTNIQRFKEYCEKKNIPCSTLCVEGEPMKAVLVESRFADLIIAGAATSAEENRNQFPAEFMKRLLQKAECPLIIAPDHLNDIDEIIFAYDGSASSVFATRQFAQLMPFFEDKKIFVVQVGNASGIKYKRQISDLLRGYYSQIGYKVIDGSDPSYELFEFLRHRDNCMVVMGAYGRAYFSRLFKNSTADPLILLLKVPIFITHC is encoded by the coding sequence ATGAAGAATATACTGTTTATAACAAATGCTGTTTCCATGAATTGGAAGGTACTGGATTTTGCCTGTTTCATAGCAGGGGCAGCTCATTCCTCACTAAAAGGTATTTTTGTTGAAGTAGCAACAGTATCAAAAACCTATATCCTGGAAAGTGATGATGAACCTCCTTGCGGGGATATTTTAGGTGGATCGGATATAATGGGATTTGAGACCCGGCAGGGGCGAAAAGATACGAATATCCAGCGCTTTAAAGAATACTGCGAAAAGAAGAATATTCCCTGTTCTACCCTTTGTGTGGAAGGAGAGCCGATGAAAGCCGTTTTAGTGGAGAGCCGGTTTGCAGATCTGATCATTGCAGGTGCAGCAACATCTGCAGAGGAGAACCGGAATCAATTCCCTGCCGAATTTATGAAGCGGTTATTGCAAAAGGCGGAATGCCCTCTGATAATTGCTCCTGATCATTTAAATGATATTGATGAAATTATTTTTGCTTACGATGGTTCCGCTTCTTCTGTATTTGCCACCCGGCAATTTGCGCAATTGATGCCTTTTTTTGAAGATAAAAAAATTTTTGTGGTCCAGGTGGGCAATGCGTCGGGTATCAAATATAAGCGCCAGATCAGTGACCTGTTACGGGGTTATTATTCACAAATAGGCTATAAAGTAATAGATGGCAGCGACCCCTCTTATGAACTTTTTGAGTTTCTGAGGCATCGGGATAATTGTATGGTCGTAATGGGCGCCTATGGCAGGGCGTATTTTTCCCGGCTGTTTAAAAATAGTACAGCAGATCCGCTGATCCTGTTGCTGAAAGTGCCGATTTTTATTACGCATTGCTAA
- a CDS encoding Hsp20/alpha crystallin family protein → MYNQPLFNLREIFPGAASDFFFPWSEWLGRNNIFNYDTVPALNVSDDKERYKITVAAPGLEKGDFDIAVEDDVLTISAASEKEKEEEKKKYRRREYSYSGFCRTLTLPSDVDTDAIEATYENGILTLGLYIRAAICIALSFQVRLH, encoded by the coding sequence ATGTATAATCAGCCATTATTCAATTTAAGAGAAATTTTTCCAGGTGCCGCAAGCGACTTTTTTTTTCCCTGGAGCGAATGGTTAGGCAGGAATAATATCTTTAACTATGATACTGTTCCGGCCCTGAATGTTTCGGATGACAAAGAGCGCTACAAGATTACGGTTGCGGCCCCGGGCCTTGAGAAAGGCGATTTTGATATTGCCGTGGAGGATGATGTGCTTACGATCAGTGCTGCATCCGAAAAAGAAAAAGAGGAAGAAAAGAAAAAATACCGTCGCAGGGAGTATAGCTATTCCGGTTTTTGCCGTACGCTTACACTTCCTTCAGATGTTGATACTGACGCTATTGAAGCAACATATGAAAACGGGATATTGACATTAGGTCTATATATAAGAGCTGCAATTTGCATCGCCCTCTCTTTTCAGGTACGCCTTCATTAA
- a CDS encoding universal stress protein produces MKKILLVCDPDHYPHGPLEFVKGIREHEPVFVKGVFFGAVNAADLNAEKDAPEVYEVLLKKRKETEGKNVERFINQCKNGGIRYRSIEKDCFSRNEDFWMKETRYADLMIISLQLLSSGAGSSSPGVHAEQLLRWSDCPVLIVPEAVYHPERIIAAYDGTDESMHAIIQFCKTLPLFQSLPAEFVYIKNENNDRIPNQELLQEYINAHFENAAVLKLHWEPGRLLTRWMECHRNPLLITGAFGRSALSNLLHKSFAELIVSKTGCFVFIAR; encoded by the coding sequence ATGAAAAAAATACTTTTAGTCTGCGATCCTGATCATTATCCCCATGGCCCACTGGAGTTCGTGAAAGGGATAAGGGAGCATGAGCCTGTTTTTGTAAAAGGAGTTTTCTTTGGTGCTGTTAACGCGGCTGACCTGAATGCTGAAAAAGATGCTCCTGAAGTTTATGAAGTGTTATTGAAAAAAAGGAAAGAAACAGAGGGGAAAAATGTTGAGCGGTTTATTAATCAGTGTAAAAACGGCGGGATCAGGTATCGGTCCATCGAAAAAGACTGTTTCTCCCGGAATGAAGATTTCTGGATGAAAGAGACGAGGTATGCTGATCTTATGATCATTAGTCTGCAGTTATTAAGCTCCGGCGCCGGTTCTTCTTCGCCCGGTGTTCATGCAGAGCAGTTGCTGCGGTGGTCAGACTGTCCGGTACTGATCGTTCCTGAAGCCGTTTACCACCCGGAGCGCATCATCGCGGCATATGATGGCACGGATGAGAGCATGCATGCGATTATCCAGTTCTGTAAAACGCTGCCATTGTTTCAGTCGTTGCCGGCGGAATTTGTCTATATAAAAAATGAGAATAATGACAGGATTCCCAACCAGGAGCTGTTGCAGGAGTACATAAATGCACACTTTGAAAATGCCGCTGTCTTAAAGCTCCACTGGGAGCCTGGCAGGCTTCTTACCAGATGGATGGAGTGCCACCGGAATCCTTTGCTGATCACCGGCGCCTTTGGCAGATCTGCATTATCCAACCTGTTGCATAAAAGTTTTGCAGAGCTGATCGTAAGCAAAACCGGTTGTTTTGTTTTTATTGCCCGCTAA
- a CDS encoding zinc-dependent alcohol dehydrogenase family protein, with amino-acid sequence MILPYTMQAMVFHGKGQPLVSETLPVPVPENGQVLVKVIACGVCRTDLHIIDGELTEPKLPLIPGHEIIGTVVRTGPGVQQLKEGVIVGIPWLGHTCGACKYCLSHRENLCEQAEFTGYTRDGGYATYTLAWEQFCFPLADEYAGPSGAPLMCAGLIGYRSYRMLPAEVKKIGIYGFGAAAHILTQVALFEDKEIYAFTRRGDVKSQDFARRLGAVWAGDSLQDLPRQLDAAIIFASDGALIPNALANVDKGATVVCGGIHMSDIPAFPYSLLWEERKICSVANLTRADGDQFLALAPRIPVHTTVNLFELHRANEALNALRNGQVNGAAVLVMPA; translated from the coding sequence ATGATACTGCCCTATACGATGCAGGCAATGGTCTTTCATGGAAAAGGACAGCCCCTGGTATCGGAAACGTTGCCTGTGCCCGTACCAGAGAACGGGCAGGTGCTGGTGAAGGTGATCGCCTGCGGCGTATGCCGTACTGATCTGCATATTATTGACGGAGAACTTACGGAGCCGAAGCTGCCGTTAATACCCGGTCATGAGATCATAGGTACTGTTGTGCGCACAGGCCCGGGAGTGCAACAACTGAAAGAAGGCGTTATAGTAGGCATCCCCTGGCTGGGCCATACCTGTGGTGCCTGCAAATATTGTCTTAGCCACCGTGAGAACCTTTGTGAACAGGCAGAATTTACCGGTTATACCCGGGACGGTGGATATGCCACCTACACCCTTGCCTGGGAACAGTTTTGTTTTCCGTTGGCGGATGAATATGCCGGGCCTTCAGGCGCGCCCCTGATGTGCGCGGGTCTGATCGGCTACCGTTCTTACCGCATGCTCCCGGCCGAAGTGAAAAAGATCGGCATTTATGGTTTTGGTGCGGCTGCACATATTCTTACGCAGGTAGCTTTATTTGAAGATAAAGAGATCTATGCCTTTACCCGCAGGGGGGATGTAAAGTCTCAGGATTTTGCCCGCCGTTTAGGCGCAGTATGGGCAGGCGATTCCTTACAGGACTTGCCACGGCAATTAGATGCCGCCATTATTTTTGCTTCCGATGGCGCTTTAATTCCAAACGCATTAGCCAATGTAGACAAAGGCGCTACGGTAGTATGCGGCGGGATTCATATGTCTGATATTCCTGCATTTCCCTATAGCTTATTATGGGAAGAGCGCAAGATTTGCTCCGTGGCCAACCTTACCCGCGCCGACGGTGATCAGTTCCTGGCACTGGCGCCCCGCATTCCTGTTCATACTACTGTAAATTTGTTTGAGTTGCACCGGGCCAATGAAGCACTGAATGCCCTGCGCAACGGTCAGGTAAACGGAGCAGCCGTGTTGGTGATGCCTGCTTAA
- a CDS encoding response regulator, translating to MAKILIIEDNPDIRENMAEILELAGYEVITAENGKEGVDAAIKNRPDLILCDIMMPVLDGYGVLHMVQRNKDLQSTPFIFLTAKSERTEIRKGMELGADDYITKPFDSTELLNAIEVRLKKAERIKKFFPGSLDGVNQLISVTYGKDYLEELRKDRTINRYKKKQIIYTEGNHPSRLFYIQKGKVKTFKRNDDGKELIVGLYAAGDFLGYLPLMEGKTYRETAEALDDVELALIPRSEFEELLGSNPVVMKKFMGILASNIDEKAEQLLATAYNSLRKKVADTLVTLHNKYNPQDDAAFQIDLSRENLAAIAGVAKESLIRMLSELKDEKLISLEGSKIKILNYNKLEQMFN from the coding sequence ATGGCCAAAATATTAATCATAGAAGATAACCCTGATATAAGGGAGAATATGGCAGAGATCCTGGAGCTCGCAGGATATGAAGTAATTACCGCCGAAAATGGTAAGGAAGGAGTTGATGCGGCTATTAAGAACCGGCCAGATCTGATCCTTTGTGATATTATGATGCCGGTTTTAGACGGGTACGGTGTACTGCACATGGTTCAACGGAATAAGGACCTACAGTCCACTCCTTTTATCTTCCTCACAGCAAAGTCTGAAAGAACGGAGATAAGAAAAGGGATGGAACTGGGAGCAGATGACTATATCACCAAGCCTTTCGACAGTACCGAGTTATTGAACGCTATAGAAGTGCGCCTGAAAAAAGCAGAACGGATCAAAAAGTTCTTCCCCGGCAGTCTGGATGGAGTTAACCAACTGATCAGCGTCACCTATGGAAAGGATTATCTGGAAGAACTGAGAAAAGACAGAACAATCAACCGTTATAAGAAAAAACAGATTATATACACTGAAGGGAACCATCCATCCCGGTTATTTTATATACAGAAGGGAAAAGTAAAGACTTTTAAACGAAACGATGACGGAAAAGAGCTTATCGTAGGTTTGTATGCAGCAGGTGATTTTCTAGGTTATCTGCCCCTGATGGAAGGGAAAACCTACCGGGAAACGGCTGAAGCGCTGGACGATGTGGAATTAGCACTGATACCACGTTCAGAATTTGAGGAACTACTGGGAAGCAATCCCGTTGTTATGAAAAAATTTATGGGCATCCTGGCCAGCAATATCGACGAAAAAGCAGAACAGTTGCTTGCCACGGCCTATAATTCATTACGCAAAAAAGTGGCCGACACATTGGTAACCCTACATAATAAATACAACCCGCAGGATGATGCTGCTTTCCAGATCGACCTGTCGCGCGAAAACCTCGCGGCTATCGCCGGTGTTGCCAAAGAGTCGCTGATCCGCATGCTGAGCGAGCTGAAAGACGAGAAACTGATCAGCCTTGAAGGGAGTAAAATTAAAATCCTGAACTATAATAAACTGGAGCAAATGTTCAATTAA
- a CDS encoding DUF308 domain-containing protein, whose protein sequence is MQPYKINKPTINFHLWMITQIASALLIGLSVCTLLFPWNSYLQLIKLSGIGILLSGIHLLALFSAEKSSSKSANWILAEEMLNCFFGTLLAFNLLFTFFLFAFFTGIWAIAWGILKALYALFEKEKINDWYFLSAQGACAITIGVLLLTNPFMKTWHTIQWTAVLMLLVGLLNLLVNLKNKAYRPGRPAFI, encoded by the coding sequence ATGCAACCCTATAAGATCAATAAACCCACTATCAATTTTCATTTATGGATGATTACACAAATTGCAAGTGCCCTTTTAATCGGACTAAGTGTCTGTACCCTGCTATTCCCGTGGAATAGCTATCTCCAATTGATCAAACTTTCCGGTATTGGGATCCTTTTGAGCGGGATACACCTTTTAGCACTGTTCTCCGCAGAAAAGAGCTCCTCAAAATCGGCAAACTGGATCCTGGCAGAAGAAATGCTGAATTGCTTTTTCGGAACCTTGCTGGCATTTAATCTGTTATTTACCTTTTTTCTCTTTGCCTTTTTTACCGGTATCTGGGCAATAGCCTGGGGCATTTTAAAAGCCCTTTACGCACTGTTTGAAAAAGAAAAGATAAATGACTGGTATTTTTTAAGCGCACAAGGGGCCTGCGCAATTACCATTGGGGTGCTCCTTTTAACCAATCCTTTTATGAAGACCTGGCACACCATCCAATGGACCGCTGTATTAATGCTGCTCGTTGGGCTTTTGAATCTTCTTGTTAACTTAAAAAACAAGGCATACAGGCCGGGGCGCCCTGCATTTATATAA